The Methanomassiliicoccales archaeon genomic sequence ACGAGCGCTCTCGAAGCGGCAAGCGGTATGAAAATGAGGACTATGACATACCAGAGGAGTGTCAATTGATCGACAGGGGTCCCGAGGAATATCAACGTCATGAGTGGCGTGATCGCGAGGGAGAGAACGTAAATCACCGCTGATGCGACAAGGGAAAACTGCAGGTCACCCTTCAGAAGATAAGTGAACGGTATGACCGCGATTGCTGACGGGACGGAAGCAACAATCACCCACCCTATCCTTATTTGAGCATCGCCAAACAAGGAGCCGAGGGATATTGTGACTACAGAGGAAACGCCAAAACAGGCGACCAATGATACAATCACTGATCTAGTGTGTTCCCTTAAGCGCATGCCCCGGATCTTTAAGCCACCGAGTGACAGGGACATGACGATGACGAGACAGGCCATCGCGATATCGGCATTATGCGCTGGAAAGCCGCCTATCGCGAAGCCGAATATGAAGGCAAATAGCATCATCAGCGCGTTGTTTTGAAGGATATCCCGTATGGCCATATTGGGGGGCGCCTAAATGAAAAGGGTGATTAATACCTTTGCATCGGCCTCTCCCGGGATTTGATCAGATCGGGGGATATGACATCTAACGGATCGGAGAGCAGAAGAAATGATCGATCCAGTTCGTTCACCTCAAAAAAACCACGACTCGGTCAGCCCGCGGGTCAAATGAATCAAGGGCCAACCGAATTCGACTAATACCGAAGGAATTGCCATCCACCGTATCTTATGTCTCAGAAGACGGGGCTAAATGAGTATGGAAGCGCCGAGGGGGAGATTCGAACTCCCGTGGTGCAGAGCACCACCGGCTCTCAAGGCCGGCGCTGTGATCCGGGCTTAGCTACCTCGGCAACGATGACAGCTTCCTTCATCGACTCCGCCATATTAGATTTTCCGATCGTGGGCCTAAATAACTCTCTCGAGTCTCCCAGCCAACAACGCTTCAACATCGAACTCCATGGCAACTGCAGGGTAGGTGAGTGTGAAATTCGTCAGGACCTCAGGATGGATCTCCCCAAAGTGGCCTATCGCCTCATCGCCTTTCAATACATAGGCCTGCCTACCATCGACGTACATGCCGAGATCGGAAGGTTTCAATGTAAATTCAACTTGGCAATCCCGCAGCACGCTCTCAACGACCGACTTCATCTCGGTGAAACCGGCCTTCGCGTGTAGCGAGACTGCGGCCATATGCTTCCTCCGCTTTGTCTTGACAACGACGTCACCGACCTCGAAGACCTTTTGCGGGAGGTCACGGTGCTTACTCTTTCTCAGCAGAGACAACAGGCTCGGTATGAGATGGGTCCTCAGGCAGGTGTGGTCCTCGCTGATCGGGTTGAGTATGTCAACAGTCTCTATCGCTTCGATCCTCATCTTTTCAAACTGCTCCCTCGGGTTTGAGAGCGTGAGTGTCGTGACCTCGAGGTATCCATGACCTATCATGATATCCCTGAGGAGGGAGCTCGCCTTTTCAACCGGCCGCTCACTGCCGATCGTTTGGTAGCGGGGGAGGATTCCCCCAAACGATTCGTATCCGTAACCGATCGCGACGTCCTCAATAAGATCAACTGGATGGAGTATATCCATCCTTGTAGCAGGGATGAGAGCTTCAATGGTGTTGCCCTCACAGCGGCAACCATACCCCATTTTTTCCAGGCATTCCGCGATCGCTCTTCCGTCAAGATCGAGGCCAAGGTGCTTCTTACAATCTTCGACACGCAAAGTCATCTTCCTAGGTTCAAGGTCTGGCGTGACGATCCGGTCTTCACCCTCGACGACGATCGTCTCAATACTCGCCCCCCTCTCCGCCAACGCCGTTGCAACGATGTTCAGAGTCCCCGATATCGCATGGAAGTCGGTACCGGTCACATCGATAAAGATGTTCTCCGTCTCCTCAGTCACAACAGTTAATTGTCCGTTGATGAT encodes the following:
- the pheT gene encoding phenylalanine--tRNA ligase subunit beta, producing MPVINFRYDDLIRLIGREIPLDTVIEKLPMMGADFHGYDPETKEIMMEFFPNRPDLYSVEGIARALRSFLGLEPGLKRYEVRRSEIVMKHDKSTEQVRPFFVGGVVRNVKMSDELIRSLMGLQEKIHLTVGRKRAKVSIGIHDLDRVEPPFTYKAVRPDEISFVPLGKNEMMNLQEILEKHEKGIEYRYILEGKEKYPVIVDRRGEVLSFPPIINGQLTVVTEETENIFIDVTGTDFHAISGTLNIVATALAERGASIETIVVEGEDRIVTPDLEPRKMTLRVEDCKKHLGLDLDGRAIAECLEKMGYGCRCEGNTIEALIPATRMDILHPVDLIEDVAIGYGYESFGGILPRYQTIGSERPVEKASSLLRDIMIGHGYLEVTTLTLSNPREQFEKMRIEAIETVDILNPISEDHTCLRTHLIPSLLSLLRKSKHRDLPQKVFEVGDVVVKTKRRKHMAAVSLHAKAGFTEMKSVVESVLRDCQVEFTLKPSDLGMYVDGRQAYVLKGDEAIGHFGEIHPEVLTNFTLTYPAVAMEFDVEALLAGRLERVI